From the genome of Strix aluco isolate bStrAlu1 chromosome 13, bStrAlu1.hap1, whole genome shotgun sequence:
AGAGCACCATGATTAATTCCTTGCAAGACAAAGCAAGTAACAGCAGTTAAATTTTTAGCTTTGCTGTTAAAGATGATTTGGTTGATACACTGAGGAGTATGGTGCTGTTAACTGCCAGTCACTTGTCTGTGCCCGGAGAGCTGTGCGGCAACAGCAGGAGCTTCTGCCAGTCCCTGAGAGCATCCGCAAACAACAGTGGCAGGAACGTCAAAGCTCTGAGGTCCCTTGGACTGGAAGTTCTGTTGTCTGTAGTTTGAGACAGAAACGCTGCTGCAGCTGCGTGACGTTCTGCGAAGGAGCAAGGCAATTTATAAGCAGGGAGTTAATCTGTGCAGGTTCTGTGTTACCAGAATGTTTAAGTTCTGGCAAGGTGAAATGTGTTTAAGTTAATAGTTGGTTTGTGTTGAATTTATGGGAAACATCTATCACTTAATCTTGGTTTCTCAGAAACGAGTGACTAAAATCAGTCTTGCAGACAACAGCAACAGGAAGCAAACTGTACTTGGTAAAAGTTGTGACTGTGTTCGGTTTAAGCTGTGCTGCTAACGTAATATCCTCTTTATGATGCATAGAATGAACTGACTTAGATGAATGATGCTTTAAAATGTCAGATTTTACAAACGATACATGTTTTTGTGTTGGTCACtttctatttattaaaaatactctGTGACATTTTTAGAGAACATTTCAACTCTGTTTTCTGCAACCAGTCATTGATACTTATTAGCAAGTACCATCTGGCTATAGAAGCACTGATAATCTGTCCTATGACCCTTTAGCCAGACTTTTGCGGAGGTAAAAagtacataattaaaaaaacaaccagtaCTTCCGTGTTCTCACTTATGCTTTTCAGAGAAATATGCACAGTCTTAAAAAATTGTAAACAAACTTGTGTTCTGAGGTCAAATTGACTGTAAAGATaaaggtagatttttttaaaacatcacttgCTGTAGTCTGTCATTTTCAGGAAACTGTCCAGATATAAATTACTAATTTTCATCCAGTACTGATGGAATAAGTCACCCTTTACCTGAAAGTTTGTAGTTGAGGAAAATACTTGCAGTGAGCTGGGAACTTTAAGCAATTGTTTTGGGATAGGCTGTTTCCATAACACACCTCTGCATGTACCCTGATGGAACAAAACCTTTTTAACTTTAAGGGTGAAAGACAGTAATTTGGAAGCGATTTCTGTTGCTTCCTGTGCTGCAATTTAAAAGTAGCAGTCTGTTACGATGCTGAAAACGTAAGAATGCTCAGAAGTGACTGGGCTATTTGAATTGCATAGTAGAGAGCATTtacaaaattataattaattatcACAAATTGGTTTTGTGTATGAAGTAATCAGGAAAATCAAGATTTCTGGATTCTGCACACCTGAAGTTGTGTTCTGTACTGGCACATGGGCATATGCTTTTGATTTTTAGCAGGCTCTTGTTCATGATACGTGCAGAAGGAAAGCATGAAAGGAAATAATGATTATGTTTGCTGCCTTGAAAACTTGATGGTCTGGTGGGTGGTGGAGAGAAATGAACTTTGTGTGAACTGATGTATGCAACTGCCTTAAGTGCTGAAACGTGCAGTAGCTGGAGTAAATCTTTAGTATGTTGTATAGATTGAGAGTTTAAATTATCAAATCACTTTCAGATGCGTTTTGTAAAACTGAGAAGAGAGCTGTATCTTTGGTTTCTTTATTATTAGACTATTGTGTTGAATAACAATGAATTACTGTTCTATTTAATAACAAAAGTCAAGTCTTCAATTCTTACAGTCATTGTATTGCTGCAGCCTCTAACAGGCACAGCCTATCCAAGATTATTTGTTGCAGGATGTGGACCCGAAATATTACATATTTTGTGTCCATTTTCAAATCAATTTATTTCCCTCATTTCAAATCGCACAGTTATCAGATTTTGGATTAACTTAAAATTCTGTCTTTATTAGTGGCTTGGTGTATTTTCCCCACTCGTTGTGCAAGTAAATGAGTTTCCCAtctaagttttgttttcattatccTCAAAAATACGTTTAAATACTTGACTAGGTACAGTATTGGTGTTCCCAGCCATTGTGTTCCATGAGATACTCCAAAACATTCATGTGGCAAGGAAAGTTGTTTTAGTACAGTAGCACTGACTGTAGCCCTGCATACTTTTTAAGacaaaacagtaataatagtagaaagaaaactttttgtGTTCTCATTTCCCTAGGAAGATGTTGATATTCCCAGTAGGCGAGTTTTGATTACTGGCGCTACAGGACTTCTTGGCAGAGCTGTGTTTAAAGAATTCAATGAAAATAATTGGAATGCAGTTGGCTGTGGATACAGGAGAGCTCAGCCCAGATTTGAACAGGTTAATCTTCTGGACTCTATTGCAGTTCATGACATTATCCATGAGTTTCAGGTAAGTTTCTGGAGTATGAAGTAGATGGACAGGGTAGTAATCCGTTGATAGTGCTGTTCTGGTGCTGAGTTCATGTGGCTTTAGTGGGGCTAACGCTTTGGCAGAGCTCTGAAAAATTTATGGCTGCTTTTTCTGCCACATCTGGAGTATAGATTTGCTCTGTAGATACAGAAAGTTCTGACCTTTGCCATCATCACCATAGCTAGACTGCAGGTACCAGATGTACGTGTCAGCACACCTGCACTGACAgttgaaaggaaaagatgaatgTGAGTTATTGACATAGCAATATGAGGCAGTTCTTTTGAAGTTGAATGCTTGAATACAACAGCGGTAACTGTAAGTCTAGCGTGCGGTGCGGTAAGAAGTTCAGTGTTTTTCAATCTAACTTGCAAGGGGAGTATATAAAACCCATTACGCAGGGTGCCATTCTGTAAAATGGCTTTAAATATCTTGTTAATAGTCTGCATGTGTCAAATAAGTCACGTGTAAATGGCTTATCTAAAAATAGTTCAGTGAATTTTTTTGAGTATCATTTTGTGTGTGAGATATATTTTATACTATTATACAGagttaaaaaccccacaaacctacAGCTTTAATCTTGCTGTAAAATCAAAACTACTGAAGATCATAATTACAAAACTAATGATCAATTTTTTTGGTATCTTGAAGCAGCATGGTTCTACTTCATTTCCTAAGGAAAACATGTTCCTCAGAATGCCATGATTAAAAGTAGTACTACTACTTTTATTACTTCACATAACTTAATGAAATGCCTTTTTGTCTGAGGGAGTTCATTGCTAGAGTTAGGGTGCAACTGCAATCTTTTGACAACGTTTGTTTAAAATTAGTCTTTAATTTCCAGCCTCATGTTATAGTGCATTGCGCTGCTGAGAGAAGGCCAGATGTTGTAGAAAGTCAACCAGACGTTGCTTCTCAGCTCAATGTGGCTGCTTCAGGGAACTTAGCAAAAGAGGCAGGTAAGGAGACCATCTAATGGATTTGGTTTCttgttaaaatactgcatttatttatacATGGGCATAAATATGAGTAAGTTACTCAACGTGCCGAAAGTCATTTCGGCGATTGGTGTGACGTCCATCCATTCTCTGTAAGGGTAGCAGGCATGTCTGCGTGAAGGATCAGTGAACGGACAGAGCAGTGGGAATGAATGGGGCTAGGAGATGAGGTTCTTTGCAGATTTGTTTAAAGGTTTATTGGGATTTCAAACAAGGCATGAATTAAAATAGACTATGTATACACATTTTCTTCCTAGCTGGAGTTGGAGCGTTTCTGATCTACATTAGTACAGACTATGTGTTTGATGGAACAAGCCCTCCTTATAAAGAGACTGATGTACCAAATCCCCTGAATTTATATGGTAAAACCAAACTGGAGGGTGAAAAGGCAGTTCTGGAAAATAATGAAGGTAAGAATACAGTTACACATTTTTAACGGAGTTTTTACTTAGTTGTATAATTAGCTTAATAGAGCTGTAAGTCAGTGGTAAAGTTGCAAAACCATGGAAATGAGATTTAGAAAATAAAGTGCTTAGGAGTCAGTCTCCTTCCTCATAAATGATTCCTATTGCTTATAGGttgaaaaaagctttatttctcaCTTGTTTCGATCTTCATTTGTGTTACTAGAATCTGCTGATGGACATTCGCAAGCCTTTGTCTACTGTGAATCAACTATTCCTAAGGAAAGATAAAATACATCATCAATATGTTGGAATGATACAAGCTTTACCACGCTTAATATATAGCTGCTGTTATTTAGGGGGATGCATTGCAATTGCTCTAAATGTATGTttacttaaagagaaaaacagacttGTGACTCAATAATAGTGCAGATAAAATCAACATGGGCTTTTGTTGTTACTCTCGGTTTTCTTGCTGATCTCCTGTTTCGTTCTCATTACGTAAGCCATCAGGCCatccattttatttttacctACCTAGCTTGCCCCACACATCAGATTCCTGCCTGGAACACTTTCTATAGGGTTAGTAGCATATTTCTGGTTTTAAGCAACTAGGGGGGTTTTCcttattatttacatattttattaatgaaaacttGCATTCAAAATATACaaacatagttttaaaaattctaCTTGATAAGGGAAAAAAGCTTAGGACTGAACATGTTCCCTTGAATTTAAAACTTACTTCTTGTATAAAAGAGATACTTGGTTGTTTCTAGTTAGCACGCTCTCAGTTTGCATTCACAGACTATAAGGGAAGTATCACTTCTACTTTCaaaaagaatttgaagaaaataatctcaaTGTACTTGCAGAAGAAGCTTCTGATAAGTCAGTATGATACTCATGCTGTGATTCTGTTCTGCCTAACCAGAGAATTGAACAATTGATACATTAGTGTGATGGTCTTACAATAAGTAAATATGTACTATATTTGAAAATGATAGGCCTCTAAAAAATACTTCGAAAGGAAAATTCCTAtttaagtaaaaattaatttaaataaaaagttattcaCTCCACCTCTTACAGAAATTCATCTCTGAATTTGACTGTGATGCAGTTTGCTCCCTCTTCTAGATTGGTATTGAAGATAAGACTGCACCAAATTCAAGTACATGGGTATCTCACTAGATCCTTCCCCCAGCTCAGcccttcagttttgtttcatgaCCTTTCTGAGCACGATCTGTCAGGCAGTAGTGGGTTGCAGCAGTGGCATTATTAGCAGAAGGAATTTCGAGGTGGTGCTGAGTAAGATGCTTGATAATGTTAATGATATTGTTTCAtacaaatagaaatattttagatGTATTAGTCTTCCAACCACTAATTTGCTAATATTGGATAGGGAGAATTCAGTCTATTCTAGTTGCATGAAGAACTTCCTTATCTATTGCTGTTGTATAATGCAAGAATCTCCGctaataatttttttgtgtgtattttttgaaaatatattttactttggTTAGGAGGGGATACAAGTTATATTTAGTATTCATgcttataaaattaaaatgttttggtaATAAAATTAATGCTCTCCAAGTCTCAGCTCTCTGAGAACAAAAGGAAGGCAGTCTTTTTCTCAATGAATATTTCTAAAGATATTAAGAGAGGTATTTCAACCGGTATTTGAAGAGAGGAAGAACATATTTGCTGAGTGACCAAATAACTGTTTTTAGAGCAGCAGGAAATCAGTGTCATGttgttttttttactgtatttgtttttcttgtgtaaGTACTTCTTTTGGTTTACTTTTCTGTGTGAATAATTTgttagctttttgtttttataatagcTGTTAGCGTTTTCCTACAAATCTTTAAGAATAGCAATGATTTGGTGACTTCCACTTCAttttcaagactgatttttttttttttttttttttttttttttttttacttcttttaccTGTATTACTTTTAATGAATTTGTCATAGCCTTCTTGGATTTCCCTTCAAAGAGGCCTTTGGAGTCGTCATGACCAAGATAGACTAGTGGGATGTATTCTACCAGAAAATGTCCTTCTCTTTGCACTTGTTTGCTGTTAGTTTAATTTCTCAAATCACTATCTTGAAACCTAATACTGTTTACTACTGTGTTCTGTGACCTTATTCCTTATTTGTGAAGCTTTTTATTCATTCCAAGgttgatgtctttttttctggtaaaTCTGCAGGAGGCTTCTGCATGCTGCATGAAAAATCTTTGTCTGTAATTGCGGCCTGAATATGGTGGTTTGTGGTTGGTGGGAATTTTTGTTCTTGCTCTTACCCAGGGAAGATGGGGAGTGCTGGAGTAACTGCATAGTCcagttgctttttttaatttttaaatttttgctctAACCCAAACAggccttctgttttctcttgtggTGTTAATGAAAACTTGTTATACTTCATGGAAACCAATGGCATAAGTGAAAATATGTAAACTTAGTGTTTATAAACTGTTTTAATTGATATAAATTAAAATGATATTCTGAGGACAAACAtattaattgcattttctttgtgttttgtagATGCTTAATATCACAAACATATTTCTTAACACTTTCAAAACACTTCTCAGGTTATGCTGCTGCATTCATAGCTATCCATAACAATGTTAATACTtctaaaatattctttcttttaggTGCTGCAGTACTTAGGATTCCTGTCTTGTATGGAGAGGTAGAAAGACTGGAGGAGAGTGCTGTGACTGTTATGTTTGATAAAGTGCAGTTCAGTAATAAATCTGCCAACATGGATCACTGGCAACAAAGATTTCCTACTAATGTCAAGGATGTAGCAACTGTTTGCAGACAACTAGCTGAGAAGAGAATGCTGGtaagaatttaaagaaacaagCCCCTTCAAGGTAAAAACAGTTCAAGTTCTTGGCTTTGTTTCTGAACAAATGAGAGCTGCACATAGCCTGCATTATTCTTTGCATTTCTGGAACactgggaggaaggaaagaactAGCTGTAATACTACAGTATCTTTACATGACAGTGTGTAGATACTCtgatatttgaaacaaaagtgagTGCAATGATGGAACAGATCCTTCTGAAAATTGTCATGTGTCTTCTAGTGTAcaggagaaaaatgcaaatacCTAACTTACTCTAATAGGCCTTTTAGAAATTGCCATTTTGGACTAAAAAAATCCTCATGGTGGTTGGATGTAAATTCTCAAAGATGCCCTTGTTTATTGTATTAAGAATGCTGAAGTGGCAAAACCAAGCCACTGGACTTAAATGCTGTAGTGTGTTTATTCACCACAGCATCTTCAGATTACCACTTTTGCAAGGTAACAAAACCAAAGaaccacttttatttttcatacataTAACCTGGAAGAAAATGGACCATGCACATATGGTGGATGTGATGAAATCAATTTGTTTGTTAGGACTTGTACATGGATTGCAGTTTAACTTTCAGAATGTGCTATGGGTGGTGCCTCTTGCATTTGTTTTTGAGTAAGTGAATAGTATAGAACAGCTGAGTTCCTCCTCCCCAGCTATTTGACCTTGGTTGGTTAGCTCACTCCTTTCCCTCCAGTTAATTCTACAGAAGAGAAGCTGTTTGTGAAAAGTCACGTCAGATATATGTAACACCAGTGTTCAGTCTCAATCCCGTGTCAGGTGTTCTCTATAAAAGTGTGAGACGTTTCTAGAACATCAGTGAGGTGCCTTTCAGGATAGGATCTTGCTGGAAGATTATTCTGCACAATTCTTAGGAATTGTGGCTGAGGAATTAGGCTGAGGGCTAgctagctgcttttttttaacctgtgtttCCTGTTTGTTCTGTAGGACCCATCAGTAAAAGGAACATTTCACTGGTCTGGCAATGAACAGATGACTAAGTACGAAATGGCGTGTGCAATTGCAGATGCTTTCAACCTTCCCAGCAGCCACTTGAGACCAGTAAGTGATGTGTTGTTCGACCTGTAGAAGGATGCATGTGCTTTATCGTTTCAGGTAGTAGTCTCACGCTAGCTAAATAAGCTTCCTCTTCAGGATGATCTCTGTGAGTCTGTCTGGCACAGCAGATGTATTGCGGAGGGTGCTGTCTGGTGTCTTAAGTCAGGAAAACAACAGCTGCTTTGACCTGCTGAATTATGAAAACTACCCAGTCAGTCAGTAACCAGTTTCTCGGTCTGTAGCATAACAGTATTTCTGCAGAAGAGTTCTCCTTAGTCACAAGTAAATCcgtatttttaattgtatttttgtcCTTAAAAAAGCTTACAGATTGACAGAATATTAACTTCAAATCATATTTGATTTGCTTAAAACACCTCTCCTGCAGGTTTATTGACACTTAAAAGTAAGACTACTCTTAAAGACATACTGATAATGTTATGAGAATATAACGtgtaaataagattttatttatttccaaaataaatgaCAAGGATTCTGAATTAGTAAAGGATGTAATTGAAATATGGCTtggaagatggagagaaaaagaatgaagaacaCTAAGTTAGTCTGAATTTTTTCTGTGCAAATGTATTTCTCTTCAAGTATATTGATCAAGACATGGTTCTGTCAGCATTTTAGAGCACTTCTTACCTTGTGATTATAGTCATAGGGTGAAAGTAGGAATAAAGCATAGAAAAGCATAAATGATGAGCAGTAATTGAGTGAGAAGAATTTAACTTAAGATACTTCATGTTGCTCTGCCTGACATCTCTTACGTTGAAATGAAGCTAAcaataaaacaagcaaacaaataaccccaagcaaaaaaaacccccacaaaatagttggaagggaagaaggaaacgTACCTATATAGAAAGCTATGAAGGAAGACTTCATGAGTGTatgtaagaataaatatttttctgtcgtTTCTGATTATTTGTTggtgtgttggggtttttctctgtttattttttagatCACTGATTGTCCAGTTGTGGGTGCTCTTCGTCCGAGGAACGCTCAGCTAGACTGCTCCAAGTTGGAGATGCTGGGGATAGGTCAGAGAACGCCTTTCCGAGCTGGAATCAAAGAATCACTTTGGCCTTTCCTTGTTGACAAGAGATGGAGGCAGACAGTCTTCCATTAGTTTGTAACTTTTTTAGTAAAAGTATGGTATGTggcacttttttaaaagaaaaaaatagttttgtatAAGTGTTCTTAAATTGTGACATTTATGAGTTTTCATTTAATCAGGTAAACATATGGTCTTGCACTAGTGAAATTGTTAGCCTAAAACAAGTTCAGTGACAAAAACTGAGCCTATTTGATGTCATGGATCTTTCCTTCCATTCGTACCAGTCTAACTTAATGTCTGTTCCTAGTGGATTATGGTTCTTAGTACCATTTGATGCTAAGAATGACTCAGATCACTTGTAGACTTACTTTTGGCTGAAATATGTTGTTGATGCTTAAGGTCTGTGCCATTGTTGTATATAccatttctcttcattaaaagCCATGGTCAGATACTTTATCACCAAAAATctgagttttttgtttttaacttctgaagGTGGTGTTCTTACAAAGTTAAACTGAAGTAGGAATtgttaaatgtttgttttgcttgaGCTCTgatcaaaatgttttttaaaaaagtgaaacttTATTTTTGCAATTATCAAGTGTACTTTTTAtgcttgaaatattttcagaatgttCTGTAACTTGAATGCTTGCAGCTTCATATTTGTACAGTAAGTTGTATGCATTTGTTTTAATGGTGATATATAAAAGCTAGAAGAGGGTTGGGAGGGTGAGTAACATTGAGCTTTGACCTGGGTGTTTTTGGATGGGGGATCAGACAGAGttggaggattattttttttttttttgagtggggAGTTTGTTGTACAAAAGCATGAAAtatcttcatctttctctttttttggggCAGTATTTGGGATTGGTGGAATCAGTGGGAGGAAGATGTTAGTCAATACATatgagagggagaagaaagctaTTTCAAGAATTTATAGCACTGTGGCTTCTTTTGCACAGACTGTCAGATcttgcactgatatagcttgtcCTGGAACAGCAAAGCATGTATGTTGAAGGTTTGCACCATAATAATGTAACCACAGTAGTCTAATATAAGCAAATCTTTAATCTGCTTAAGTCTAGTCCTTAAAGTTGGACTCAGTAGCCAGGTAAAGTGGAGGAAGAACATGGTTTGTAAAGGTTAGCTTCCTTCTGAAGTTGTAGAATCAACAATATAGATGTTCTGAGATTGCCAGCAGATTATTAGTAAAATTAGAAAAAGCTGCATTTGGAtgatcatttatttttgtgaggTTAAAatgaagggggaggggaagatgttcagcttttaatttaaaaaaaaaaaaggacacaccCACCCACAAAAAAATAGAGGAACTGAAGATCTTCTAAAGGTCAGCTTTAGATTCAGTCCTTTCATTTCCAACCGGCAtaattccaatttatttttagtctgaaGTCCTGATATACACATGGTAACCTATCTCTAGAATGACAATAAATATATATTGCCAGCATGAGAAACAGTTGTTGATTCTTTCTTTACCGTCAGGATTTGTATATCTAAATCATAAATAGTTACAATTCTTCTGGAAATCTGTGTGCGCtttcagtgattttctttttttttttttttttttccccacccctgctCCTTAATTCGGTGAACTATTTCCAGAGTTAGATTAGGCTGGATCAGTGTTTCTCTGTCAATGTGCTGCTGGCTTGGGGATGTGATAAatgtacacacaaaaaaaggtaCAGGAGGTTTTGAAAATACAAGCCTTGAAACATCCTGGGCCTCAGTGCTTGATAAGGAAGATTCTCAGTACATCCTCTACACTTGGAGGCAgctaaatttttattaaatttgacatcatatttttttaaaaatcacattaagtttaaaactgatatgaaaaattggAGATGGGGATAAAagccacaagaagaaaaaatttgaaGAACACCGAGGAGGATAGTAGACTTGCTATTTcattgtgtggtttgtttttgtctggtttttttccttggcatACATAATCAGAAGTGACagtattttattgaaattaaGTAGCTAAATAATTCTTTAAGTGGttctttctttatttccattttaaaaatgtgggaaaatatattaatatttggAAGGCAGTATATGTCATTCTGGATTTATTGCTGATTTTTGTTAAGCTCTTCTCAAATTGCTTATTGCTAGATCcacaaaaaaaatgtgtatgttacAGTACTGACTAGGACAGTatccaattcttttttttttccccccccttttttttttatttaatgaaaagggcgctttttttttttttttcccaagatgaTGCAAAACTGTCTCTTCCACCTACAGGAAGTGCTCTAACTATCCATTCCCTTCAACTGGTATAAGCTAATTGGTAAATGGAGCAGTTTGACCAGGAAGGGAAAAGGATGACTTGTCTCCCAAACATAAAGCACCTAATAGGGATGAGTTGGGCATTTTACTGGGAGGAAAGATTTGCAATTTTGAATTTTTCTCACACAGAGCAAGTGAGTGAGTCCCAGTCTTAGTGCTTtaaacactgaactgtgaaataAAAGTGTATTGTTTACCCCTCCACCTGCGCTGGTTTGTTCAGCAGCCAGTGGTCTGTTAAGACTGCTGCAGCTACTGCAGGTGGCGTGGGCTGACTAATACCGACTTCACTTATCTTGCAGGGCTGATGGATACTGTTGAAACTATAAACCAAATGTGCTACAGGAGCAGAATTTTGGAACTTCTAtcttgaaaatgtatttgtagTTTTCAAGGTAACCTAGATGGCAGTTAatcactgatacttttttttttttgagcaccGAAATATAGGAGTTAACTCTTCAAGTTTCTAAGTGGTTTCAATTCTTAAATATGGGGTGGTTCAACCTTGCCTACTCTTAAATTGGATTAATCTTTATATTTCATCCTAGGATACATGGAACTtcccaggtaaaaaaaaaaaaaaaaaaaatctgtggactTATTTTTTCTTAAGCTCTTTTACATTTGCAGAAGCATTTTTGTGTTTACTAAAATCTACAATTGTTCAAACAGGAATGGGGGTGGTTTGGGGAACTCTTGCTTCCTAAGCACCATTTCAGACAACATTTCTATATAAGGTGTTGGCAATATGATTTGGTTTATGTATGTGTTGCACCTTGTATATGTTGTTACCCAGCCCAATACTTAATTTTTCCACAAAAGGGAGaatatattaatttgaaaaagaagggggaggagCTAGTTACAGTAAAGTGTTGCAACTCTGGAGTAAGTTTCAAAGGATGACAGTATGACTGGAAGATACAAAGATGACAAGAGATATATTGAAAAAATATGATTCTCTTAGCTGCATGCTTGAATACTTGGATGACCAGagatacagaaaaatcaaatgttaAGGCAATACGAGTTTTCCCACCTACTGCACCTCTTCCACAAGAAGTTGTTTAGATATATTCAAAGGCTATGTTCAATGAAAACTACGTTCCTAGCTAGACTGCAGTCCAAGGGTCTTGTTAgtagtgcttttaaaaaatgtcttggGTGCAGTTTTGAcaattcaaaatttattttgaagtgtaAGGAAAATCAACCTAAAAGGTTTTGAAGTAAGTCACACTGACTATAACTGGATT
Proteins encoded in this window:
- the MAT2B gene encoding methionine adenosyltransferase 2 subunit beta isoform X2 — protein: MPEMLVEMEQEDVDIPSRRVLITGATGLLGRAVFKEFNENNWNAVGCGYRRAQPRFEQVNLLDSIAVHDIIHEFQPHVIVHCAAERRPDVVESQPDVASQLNVAASGNLAKEAAGVGAFLIYISTDYVFDGTSPPYKETDVPNPLNLYGKTKLEGEKAVLENNEGAAVLRIPVLYGEVERLEESAVTVMFDKVQFSNKSANMDHWQQRFPTNVKDVATVCRQLAEKRMLDPSVKGTFHWSGNEQMTKYEMACAIADAFNLPSSHLRPITDCPVVGALRPRNAQLDCSKLEMLGIGQRTPFRAGIKESLWPFLVDKRWRQTVFH
- the MAT2B gene encoding methionine adenosyltransferase 2 subunit beta isoform X1, which gives rise to MVGREKELKIRFVPGRCELVEEDVDIPSRRVLITGATGLLGRAVFKEFNENNWNAVGCGYRRAQPRFEQVNLLDSIAVHDIIHEFQPHVIVHCAAERRPDVVESQPDVASQLNVAASGNLAKEAAGVGAFLIYISTDYVFDGTSPPYKETDVPNPLNLYGKTKLEGEKAVLENNEGAAVLRIPVLYGEVERLEESAVTVMFDKVQFSNKSANMDHWQQRFPTNVKDVATVCRQLAEKRMLDPSVKGTFHWSGNEQMTKYEMACAIADAFNLPSSHLRPITDCPVVGALRPRNAQLDCSKLEMLGIGQRTPFRAGIKESLWPFLVDKRWRQTVFH